From Nerophis lumbriciformis linkage group LG11, RoL_Nlum_v2.1, whole genome shotgun sequence, one genomic window encodes:
- the sar1aa gene encoding small COPII coat GTPase SAR1B has protein sequence MWLVTRKYHNNQEKTPEMSVLVYWVYRRFSNVLQYLGLYKKRGKLVFLGLDNAGKTTLLHMLKDNHLCQHVPTQHPTSEELTIGGMKFTTFDLGGHVQARRLWRNYLPAVNAVVFIVDCADHSRLDESKTELDALLADDTIANLPVMVLGNKIDRPEAIGEACMRRVFTLDGKVTGKGNVKIKECNVRPLEVFMCSVLKKQGYGDGFRWLSQYMD, from the exons AtgtggttggtaacaagaaaataTCACAATAATCAG GAAAAGACGCCTGAGATGTCGGTTTTAGTTTATTGGGTCTACAGGAGATTTAGTAATGTTTTGCAGTACTTAG GTCTGTACAAAAAGAGGGGCAAGTTGGTCTTCCTGGGCTTGGACAATGCTGGCAAAACTACTTTACTGCACATGTTGAAGGACAACCATCTTTGCCAGCACGTTCCCACGCAGCATCCAA CGTCTGAAGAGCTGACGATTGGCGGCATGAAGTTTACCACCTTCGATCTGGGAGGACACGTGCAAG CTCGACGATTGTGGAGGAACTACCTGCCCGCCGTGAACGCGGTGGTCTTCATAGTGGACTGCGCCGACCACAGCAGGCTAGACGAGTCCAAGACAGAGCTGGAT GCCCTGCTGGCAGACGACACTATCGCCAACCTGCCCGTGATGGTGCTGGGTAATAAAATCGATCGTCCGGAGGCCATCGGCGAAGCCTGCATGCGAAGAGTTTTCACACTGGACGGAAAAGTCACCGGAAAG GGAAATGTGAAAATTAAGGAGTGCAACGTGCGACCATTAGAGGTGTTCATGTGCAGCGTGTTGAAGAAACAAGGCTACGGCGATGGATTCAGGTGGTTGTCGCAGTACATGGACTGA